One window of Ignavibacteriales bacterium genomic DNA carries:
- a CDS encoding amidohydrolase, with the protein MKSLIIIILIGIVMNTNLTSQTTKKAFINGKIYTVNNQQPIAEAVVTDGNKIIFVGSNAEAKTLIDKHTQVTDLNGRLMLPGFIDNHVHFLSGGFQLLGIDLRKAKSTKEFKAILKDYVSKNKSKWITGGDWDHEAWEVKELPAKEWIDDFSPTTPIFVNRFDGHMGLANSCALKLAGITKDTPNPDGGVIVKDLKTGEPTGMLKDNAMNLVYGLVPTPSEKEYEAALTAALDEAKKNGFTSVQDITYQNDLRTYQKFERENKLTCRIYTRLPVYDNENLSNLGIQYGFGSNKLKLGSLKAFADGSLGSSTALFFEPYVQDKTTNGLAMEIVTDGSLKKWSINADKNKLQLCIHAIGDSANSLMLDMFEEIEKINPVWDRRFRIEHAQHVIRTDVDRFAKLGVIASVQPYHAIDDGCWAEKRIGKERLKDIYPFKSFLNAGVKLCFGSDWSVAPLNAILGIYAAVTRRTLDDKNPGGWIPEQKISIEDAIKCYTINNAYASFEEKIKGSIEVGKLADFVILNKDILTIDPVMIKTVKVEMTVFDGEIIFN; encoded by the coding sequence ATGAAATCATTAATCATCATAATATTGATTGGAATAGTTATGAATACAAATCTAACTTCGCAAACCACAAAAAAAGCATTCATCAATGGAAAAATTTATACGGTTAATAATCAACAACCGATTGCTGAAGCAGTTGTAACGGATGGCAATAAAATAATTTTTGTTGGCAGCAATGCAGAAGCTAAAACTCTGATTGATAAACATACACAGGTAACTGATCTTAATGGAAGATTAATGCTTCCGGGTTTTATTGATAACCATGTTCACTTTCTAAGCGGTGGATTTCAATTGTTGGGGATTGATTTACGGAAAGCAAAATCAACAAAAGAGTTTAAAGCTATTCTTAAAGATTACGTTTCTAAAAATAAATCCAAATGGATAACCGGAGGCGATTGGGACCACGAAGCCTGGGAAGTAAAAGAACTTCCTGCAAAAGAATGGATTGATGATTTTTCTCCCACTACACCAATCTTTGTAAACCGATTTGACGGACATATGGGATTAGCAAATTCCTGTGCACTTAAACTTGCTGGAATTACAAAAGATACTCCGAATCCTGATGGTGGAGTGATTGTAAAAGATTTAAAAACGGGTGAGCCAACTGGTATGCTGAAAGATAATGCAATGAACCTGGTTTATGGTTTGGTTCCGACCCCTTCAGAAAAGGAATACGAAGCAGCTTTAACTGCAGCGCTTGATGAAGCAAAGAAAAATGGATTCACTTCGGTACAGGATATTACTTATCAAAATGATCTGAGAACTTATCAAAAGTTTGAACGTGAAAACAAACTAACCTGCCGCATCTATACCCGGCTTCCTGTTTATGATAATGAAAATCTTAGCAACCTTGGAATACAATATGGATTTGGCAGCAACAAATTAAAATTAGGTTCGCTTAAAGCTTTTGCAGATGGTTCGCTTGGTTCCAGCACAGCTTTATTTTTTGAGCCATATGTTCAGGATAAAACCACGAATGGTTTAGCGATGGAAATTGTTACAGATGGCAGCTTAAAAAAATGGTCCATAAATGCTGATAAGAATAAACTTCAGCTTTGTATTCATGCAATTGGTGATAGCGCAAACTCGTTGATGCTTGATATGTTTGAAGAAATTGAAAAGATTAATCCAGTTTGGGATAGAAGATTTAGAATTGAGCATGCTCAGCATGTAATACGGACTGATGTTGATCGGTTTGCAAAACTTGGGGTAATCGCTTCGGTTCAACCTTACCATGCAATAGATGATGGCTGCTGGGCAGAAAAAAGAATTGGCAAAGAAAGATTGAAAGATATTTATCCGTTTAAATCCTTTCTTAATGCCGGAGTAAAATTATGTTTTGGCAGTGATTGGTCAGTTGCGCCGCTTAATGCAATACTTGGAATTTATGCTGCCGTTACCAGAAGAACTTTGGATGATAAAAATCCCGGTGGATGGATACCTGAGCAAAAAATTTCTATTGAAGATGCAATTAAATGCTATACAATAAACAATGCTTATGCGTCATTCGAAGAAAAAATTAAAGGCAGTATTGAAGTTGGTAAACTGGCAGATTTCGTAATTCTTAATAAAGATATTCTAACAATCGATCCGGTTATGATAAAAACTGTGAAAGTTGAAATGACAGTTTTTGATGGAGAAATAATCTTTAATTGA
- a CDS encoding T9SS type A sorting domain-containing protein, with protein MKKLLILFVFLILSIPFLSITYSQWSPDPLVNNPVCVGAWGKDNGYPPCICSDGSGGVIIVWFDERNTSTTGRDIYAQRIDASGVVKWALNGIAVCTATGVQTQAAVVSDGSGGAIVTWVDFRRGSYTDIYAQRIDANGIIKWTAGGNIVFVGDIGSHWSPVITTDGNHGAIITWYDSRDESSTNNIYAQRIDGAGVPQWLTLGVNVGIQICGASRDQIYPKITSDGYGGAIICWEDYRSGTKHDVYAQRINSTGSTLWTTDGVAVCNDADGFNERHPQLISDGSGGAFFTWENSSYVSYVSVSATHFDGSGAVVTGWPKGISVSMIQDLCLPKIASDGSGGVFVTWFQGESNNDIYAQRINGSGTFPSGWSTGGNVVCNALVHQNNPEIISDGIGGAIISWLDQRGSDQDIYAQRMDAGGSVHSGWTSNGKLICGAIRSQSDQVLISNGSEGAIICWNDYRNIATYDIYATNLKSDGSLLPVELTSFTANLIGKEVKLSWKTATEVNNYGFNVERRMKSEEWSTLGFINGNGNSNSPKEYSYIDRTVSSGNYIYRLKQIDNDGKYKYSSQVEVTGNNFPNGFILEQNYPNPFNPTTNIEYNLSETGIVKIGIFNILGEQVTLLKEQIEEPGHYNIEWNAQNYPSGIYFCKLEFNSKAGSKLKILKMILSK; from the coding sequence ATGAAAAAACTACTAATATTGTTCGTCTTCCTTATTTTATCAATTCCTTTCTTATCTATCACTTATTCTCAATGGTCACCGGATCCTTTAGTAAATAATCCGGTTTGTGTTGGAGCTTGGGGTAAAGATAATGGATATCCTCCTTGTATTTGCAGCGATGGCAGCGGAGGAGTTATTATTGTTTGGTTTGATGAACGTAATACAAGCACTACTGGACGGGATATTTATGCACAACGAATTGATGCAAGCGGTGTTGTAAAATGGGCATTAAATGGAATTGCTGTTTGCACTGCAACAGGTGTTCAAACTCAGGCTGCTGTTGTAAGTGATGGCAGTGGTGGCGCAATAGTAACATGGGTAGATTTTCGAAGAGGAAGTTATACAGACATTTATGCGCAAAGGATAGATGCCAATGGAATTATTAAATGGACAGCAGGCGGTAATATAGTTTTTGTAGGTGATATCGGTTCACATTGGTCTCCCGTTATAACGACAGATGGAAATCATGGCGCTATTATAACATGGTATGATTCACGGGATGAATCTTCGACTAACAATATCTATGCTCAAAGAATTGATGGGGCTGGAGTTCCCCAATGGTTAACTTTAGGTGTAAATGTTGGCATTCAAATATGCGGAGCTTCTAGAGATCAAATCTATCCCAAAATAACCAGCGATGGTTACGGAGGCGCTATTATTTGCTGGGAGGATTATAGATCTGGCACCAAGCATGATGTTTATGCACAGCGTATAAATTCAACCGGCAGTACATTATGGACAACCGATGGTGTTGCTGTGTGTAATGATGCGGATGGATTTAACGAAAGACATCCACAATTAATAAGTGACGGAAGCGGAGGCGCTTTTTTTACGTGGGAAAATTCGTCATATGTTAGTTATGTTTCAGTTTCTGCTACGCATTTTGATGGAAGCGGTGCAGTAGTTACTGGATGGCCTAAAGGAATATCAGTTTCAATGATACAAGATTTGTGTCTACCCAAAATTGCAAGTGATGGGAGCGGCGGAGTTTTTGTAACATGGTTTCAGGGTGAAAGTAATAATGATATTTATGCGCAGCGTATTAACGGAAGCGGTACTTTTCCAAGCGGTTGGTCAACAGGTGGTAATGTAGTATGTAATGCCTTAGTGCACCAAAATAATCCTGAAATAATTAGTGACGGAATTGGTGGTGCAATTATTTCCTGGCTCGATCAACGTGGTTCAGACCAGGATATTTATGCCCAACGTATGGATGCTGGTGGTTCTGTTCATTCCGGTTGGACTTCAAATGGAAAATTAATATGTGGGGCAATTAGATCACAATCAGATCAGGTTTTAATAAGCAATGGAAGTGAAGGTGCTATTATTTGCTGGAATGATTATAGAAACATTGCTACCTACGATATTTATGCAACTAATTTAAAATCAGACGGTTCTTTACTTCCTGTTGAGCTTACTTCCTTTACAGCAAACCTAATTGGTAAAGAAGTAAAACTGAGTTGGAAAACAGCAACTGAAGTGAACAACTATGGGTTTAATGTAGAACGAAGAATGAAGAGTGAAGAGTGGAGTACTTTGGGTTTTATAAATGGAAATGGAAACAGCAACTCGCCTAAAGAATATTCTTATATTGATAGAACAGTTTCAAGCGGAAATTATATTTATCGCTTAAAACAAATTGATAATGACGGTAAATATAAATACAGCAGCCAAGTTGAAGTTACTGGTAACAATTTTCCAAATGGTTTTATATTAGAACAAAATTATCCAAATCCGTTTAATCCAACCACTAACATTGAATATAATTTATCCGAAACCGGAATTGTGAAAATAGGAATTTTCAATATTCTAGGTGAACAGGTAACTCTATTGAAGGAACAAATTGAAGAACCCGGGCATTATAATATTGAATGGAATGCTCAAAATTATCCAAGTGGTATATATTTCTGCAAATTGGAATTCAATTCGAAAGCTGGATCAAAATTAAAAATTCTAAAGATGATTCTTTCAAAATAA
- the nadA gene encoding quinolinate synthase NadA has product MANFIMNNEIDYTREILALKKELNAVILAHYYQESEIQDIADFIGDSLDLARKAKATNADVIVFAGVHFMAETAKILNPNKLVLLPDLEAGCSLADSCPAPLFKSFREKHPDHVAITYINCTAAVKALSDIICTSSNAEKIINQIPPDKPILFSPDRNLGGFLKKKTGREMTLWDGTCIVHETFSEKKIISLKIKNPQAKIIAHPECEEAVLKYADFIGSTSMLLNYVQTDSSSAYIVATEPGIIHQMENHTKGKTFIPAPPEKNCSCNNCPFMKKNTLEKLYLCMKNKNPQIEMEESVWVKALTPITRMLEMS; this is encoded by the coding sequence ATGGCTAATTTTATAATGAATAATGAAATAGATTATACCAGGGAAATACTTGCGCTTAAAAAAGAATTGAATGCAGTAATTCTTGCACATTATTACCAGGAATCTGAAATACAAGATATTGCTGATTTTATTGGAGATAGTCTGGACCTTGCTAGAAAGGCGAAAGCAACAAATGCTGATGTAATTGTTTTTGCAGGTGTTCATTTTATGGCAGAAACAGCAAAGATTTTAAATCCGAATAAATTAGTATTACTGCCGGATTTAGAAGCTGGTTGTTCGTTAGCAGATAGTTGCCCAGCTCCGCTATTCAAATCCTTTAGAGAAAAACATCCTGATCATGTTGCAATAACTTATATAAACTGCACTGCCGCAGTTAAAGCCTTGAGTGACATCATTTGCACATCCAGTAATGCAGAAAAAATAATAAACCAGATTCCTCCAGATAAACCAATATTATTTTCACCGGATAGAAATCTTGGTGGATTTTTGAAAAAGAAAACTGGGAGAGAGATGACATTATGGGATGGAACTTGCATAGTTCACGAAACTTTTAGCGAGAAGAAAATTATATCACTTAAAATAAAAAATCCACAAGCTAAAATAATTGCACATCCGGAGTGTGAAGAAGCCGTCCTAAAATACGCTGATTTTATCGGTTCAACAAGTATGTTATTGAATTATGTCCAGACTGATTCATCATCCGCTTATATTGTTGCAACTGAGCCTGGAATAATTCATCAAATGGAAAACCATACTAAAGGAAAAACATTTATTCCTGCTCCACCGGAAAAAAATTGTTCATGTAATAATTGTCCATTTATGAAAAAGAACACACTTGAAAAACTTTATTTGTGCATGAAAAATAAAAATCCACAAATTGAAATGGAAGAATCTGTCTGGGTGAAAGCTTTAACACCAATTACACGAATGCTGGAAATGAGTTGA
- the apbC gene encoding iron-sulfur cluster carrier protein ApbC, which translates to MPELSNENILNSLRKVDDPDLRKDLVTLGMIKDIKINGNDVSLTVELTTPACPLKDKIKSDCIEAIKNDIPTVGNISIEMSSNVGTHNDDRKSVILPNVKNTIAIASGKGGVGKSTVAVNLAVALAKDGAKVGLLDADIYGPSIPIMLGINERPKVIQENGGVRIIPLEKYGLKIMSIGFLIDEQTPVIWRGPMASGAVKQFMSDVDWGELDYLIFDLPPGTGDIQLTLVQTIPLTGAVIVTTPQEVSLVDARKGLLMFGRVNVPVFGIVENMSYFLAPDTGIRYDIFGTGGGSKLALENKIEFLGGIPIDPRIRIGGDKGVPIVYDLPDTEYSQIIQKISRDLAAQISINLISRASKKVEILLGEEK; encoded by the coding sequence ATGCCTGAATTGTCAAATGAAAATATTTTGAATTCATTAAGAAAAGTAGATGACCCGGATCTTCGCAAAGATCTGGTAACACTTGGAATGATCAAAGATATTAAAATTAATGGAAATGATGTTTCCTTAACGGTAGAACTTACAACCCCAGCCTGTCCACTTAAAGATAAAATAAAGAGTGATTGCATTGAAGCAATTAAAAATGATATCCCAACCGTTGGCAATATTTCTATTGAAATGTCATCAAATGTGGGAACACACAATGACGATAGAAAATCTGTTATTCTGCCCAATGTTAAAAATACAATTGCTATTGCAAGCGGTAAAGGTGGAGTTGGAAAAAGCACAGTTGCAGTTAATCTTGCCGTAGCACTTGCAAAAGATGGCGCTAAAGTTGGCTTACTGGATGCAGATATTTATGGTCCAAGTATTCCAATAATGCTTGGGATAAATGAAAGACCCAAAGTAATCCAGGAAAATGGAGGTGTTAGAATAATTCCTCTTGAAAAATATGGTTTAAAAATCATGTCAATCGGCTTTCTGATTGATGAGCAAACCCCGGTAATTTGGCGCGGTCCAATGGCAAGTGGCGCAGTAAAACAATTTATGTCCGATGTAGATTGGGGCGAACTTGATTACCTTATTTTCGATTTGCCTCCAGGTACCGGCGATATACAACTTACACTGGTTCAAACTATTCCACTAACCGGTGCAGTTATAGTAACCACACCGCAGGAAGTATCCCTGGTAGATGCACGAAAAGGACTGTTAATGTTCGGAAGAGTTAATGTTCCTGTGTTTGGTATTGTGGAAAATATGAGTTATTTTTTAGCGCCTGATACTGGAATTCGGTATGATATTTTTGGCACCGGTGGCGGTTCAAAACTTGCACTTGAGAATAAAATTGAATTCCTTGGTGGAATTCCAATAGATCCGAGAATTAGAATCGGTGGTGATAAAGGTGTTCCAATTGTATATGATTTACCCGATACTGAGTATTCGCAGATAATTCAAAAAATTTCCAGGGATTTGGCAGCCCAAATTAGTATTAATTTAATCTCACGGGCTTCAAAAAAAGTAGAGATTTTACTTGGTGAAGAGAAATAA
- a CDS encoding NifU family protein, translated as MEEKVLKALESIRPYLQADGGDVELIRVTPEGIVEVKLTGACGHCPMSQMTLRAGVERALIREVPGIRRVEAVNG; from the coding sequence ATGGAAGAAAAAGTATTAAAGGCTTTGGAATCAATACGTCCTTATTTGCAGGCTGATGGCGGAGATGTTGAATTAATCAGAGTAACACCGGAAGGAATAGTTGAAGTTAAATTAACAGGTGCATGCGGGCATTGCCCAATGTCTCAAATGACATTACGGGCTGGAGTTGAACGAGCATTGATCCGCGAAGTGCCTGGTATAAGACGCGTTGAAGCTGTGAACGGTTAG
- a CDS encoding deaminase: MTKVKVHRPSWDNYFLKLAMLVSERSTCPRMHCGCVLVRDKQILSTGYNGSIPGDVHCEDEGCLIVDNHCVRTIHAEMNAILQCSTNGTSTIGATAYITNMPCTNCSKALIGAQVREIVIFSDYHDTMAEDFFRKAGVAIKRLEMPSITINYDLKSYSSAKKTVRSK, encoded by the coding sequence ATGACAAAAGTAAAAGTGCATCGTCCATCGTGGGATAATTATTTTTTAAAACTTGCTATGTTAGTTTCAGAACGTTCAACCTGCCCGCGTATGCACTGCGGTTGCGTGCTTGTAAGAGACAAACAAATTTTATCAACTGGTTACAATGGCTCAATCCCAGGTGATGTTCATTGTGAAGATGAAGGTTGTCTAATCGTTGATAATCACTGTGTTAGAACTATCCACGCAGAAATGAATGCAATCCTTCAATGTTCCACTAATGGAACAAGTACAATTGGTGCAACCGCATACATAACAAATATGCCTTGTACTAATTGCTCTAAAGCTTTAATTGGTGCACAGGTTAGAGAGATAGTGATTTTTTCCGACTATCACGATACCATGGCAGAAGATTTTTTCAGGAAAGCAGGCGTTGCAATTAAACGACTTGAAATGCCTTCAATTACAATAAATTACGATTTGAAAAGTTATTCATCTGCAAAGAAAACGGTTAGGAGTAAGTAG
- a CDS encoding HAMP domain-containing sensor histidine kinase — MKMFGGPTSINLKILLLFLAFGIAIGTFFYTNSLVEKLQKKDKQIVELYAKGLEYLINAEDNSSNLTFVFENVIKPIDFPIILTDRKDEINLKDKTSYRNLVIDSTLSPPEQLKILKTKINEMNEINSPIVVSYKDSIIFGKIHYGDSDLIKQLRNYPYLQIFAAAMFILAGYISFSSIKKREQSNIWVGMAKETAHQLGTPISSLMGWSEILSLNYKNPDKVLDITEEIKNDLIRLNKIAQRFSKIGSNPELKETNLQEQINKTIKYFERRLPQIGKNVSLTIEGSGNVYVKLNPELFEWVLENLIKNALDAIEGKKGAITFQIFEKNRTIEIEVTDTGKGIELKRRKDVFRPGYSTKRRGWGLGLSLSKRIIEGYHKGKIFVKTSSPEGTTFKIVLKKV, encoded by the coding sequence ATGAAAATGTTTGGTGGACCAACTTCAATAAATTTGAAAATACTTTTACTCTTCCTGGCTTTTGGAATTGCCATTGGAACATTCTTTTACACTAATTCTTTGGTTGAAAAACTACAAAAAAAAGACAAGCAAATTGTTGAGCTATATGCAAAAGGATTAGAGTACTTAATTAACGCAGAAGATAATTCTTCTAACCTTACATTTGTTTTTGAAAATGTAATTAAGCCAATTGATTTCCCTATCATTTTAACTGATCGTAAAGATGAAATAAACTTGAAGGATAAAACGAGCTACCGGAATTTAGTTATTGACTCAACTTTGTCACCCCCCGAACAATTAAAAATTTTAAAGACAAAAATTAATGAAATGAACGAGATCAATTCACCGATAGTTGTTTCATACAAAGATTCCATCATCTTTGGTAAAATACATTATGGCGACTCTGACCTGATAAAACAACTGCGCAACTATCCATACCTTCAAATTTTTGCAGCGGCAATGTTCATTTTGGCTGGCTATATAAGTTTTAGCAGCATAAAGAAACGGGAGCAAAGTAATATTTGGGTTGGAATGGCAAAGGAAACTGCTCATCAACTTGGTACTCCAATTTCCAGCTTAATGGGCTGGTCCGAGATTTTAAGCTTGAATTATAAAAATCCCGATAAAGTTTTAGATATAACTGAAGAAATAAAAAACGATTTGATCCGCTTAAATAAAATTGCGCAAAGATTTTCTAAGATCGGCTCTAATCCTGAACTGAAAGAAACAAATCTGCAAGAACAGATAAATAAAACGATTAAATATTTCGAACGAAGACTTCCGCAGATTGGTAAGAATGTTTCTCTAACAATTGAAGGATCCGGGAATGTTTATGTCAAATTAAATCCTGAATTGTTTGAATGGGTATTAGAAAATTTAATTAAGAATGCGCTTGATGCAATTGAAGGGAAAAAAGGAGCAATTACTTTTCAAATATTTGAAAAGAACAGAACAATAGAAATAGAAGTTACAGACACGGGAAAAGGAATCGAATTAAAAAGAAGAAAAGATGTCTTTCGTCCGGGATACAGTACAAAGAGAAGAGGCTGGGGATTGGGACTTAGTTTATCTAAAAGAATAATTGAAGGATATCATAAAGGAAAAATTTTCGTTAAGACTTCATCTCCGGAAGGAACAACCTTCAAAATTGTTTTGAAAAAAGTTTAA
- the ppk1 gene encoding polyphosphate kinase 1, whose product MPYKELLKKYNNPKNFFNRDLSWLEFNRRVLEEALNPELPLLDKIKFLSIFSSNLDEFYMIRVSGLKDQVAAKVSEPTIDGLTPKELLKKIEKEVQEMLKTVMDFWKDEILPALKRNNILIVEADELLENELTLLDEYFKKEIYPVLTPLAFDPGRPFPYISNLSLSLAVLVKKPTGEKHFARVKVPSILPRLMPVNDIVNPNKKKSNGNEAIRLIWLGSVIKRNLNLLFPGMEILEAHRFRITRDTDLELQEDEADDLLQVIEETIKQRRFGSVVRLEVENAMPEFMIDTLIENMQITRDDVDIVDGPIGLSYVLMLYDLPFHDLKEKVHYPVIPHIFEEAENIFSLIRQRDILIHHPYHSFNPVIDFIKAATKDPDVIAIKQTLYRVGSNSPIIESLIEAAELGKQVAVLVELKARFDEENNIYWARELEKVGVHVVYGLLGLKTHAKMTLVVRKEFDGLKRYVHLGTGNYNSSTAKIYTDLGLFTDDEDICSDVSEIFNFLTGYSGQKDFKKLIVAPINMKERFLKLIYREIENVKAGGKGHLIFKMNSLVDPELISAIYEASNSGVKIEMIVRGICCLIPGVEGLSENIQVISIVGRYLEHSRVYYFYNNGSEDIYLSSADLMQRNLERRVEICFPIEDEHIKHTIIRTLLNASFKDNVKARILLPNGKYVHKIPENGAKKINSQEWLMNYAIKENSKKLKQNI is encoded by the coding sequence ATGCCGTATAAAGAATTATTAAAAAAGTACAATAATCCAAAAAATTTCTTTAACCGGGACCTTAGCTGGTTGGAATTTAACAGAAGAGTTTTGGAAGAAGCGCTTAACCCAGAATTGCCGCTTCTTGATAAGATAAAATTTCTTTCAATCTTTAGCTCCAACCTGGATGAATTTTATATGATCAGAGTTTCTGGTTTAAAAGATCAGGTTGCTGCAAAAGTTAGCGAACCAACTATCGATGGACTTACTCCAAAGGAGTTGCTCAAAAAGATTGAAAAGGAAGTTCAGGAAATGCTTAAAACAGTAATGGACTTCTGGAAGGATGAAATTTTACCTGCCCTTAAAAGGAATAATATTCTTATAGTTGAAGCAGATGAACTTTTAGAAAATGAATTAACTTTATTAGATGAGTATTTTAAGAAAGAAATTTATCCGGTATTAACTCCCTTAGCGTTCGATCCAGGCAGACCATTCCCATATATATCGAACCTTAGTTTAAGTCTTGCAGTATTAGTTAAAAAACCAACAGGTGAAAAACATTTTGCCCGCGTTAAAGTTCCAAGCATATTGCCAAGGTTGATGCCAGTAAATGATATCGTTAATCCCAATAAAAAGAAAAGCAATGGGAATGAAGCAATAAGATTAATTTGGTTGGGAAGCGTGATAAAAAGAAATCTTAACCTGCTTTTTCCGGGAATGGAAATTCTTGAAGCACATCGATTTAGAATTACACGAGATACTGACCTTGAATTGCAGGAAGATGAAGCCGATGATTTATTGCAGGTGATTGAAGAAACAATTAAACAACGCCGGTTCGGTTCTGTCGTTCGTCTTGAAGTTGAAAACGCCATGCCTGAGTTTATGATCGATACTTTGATTGAAAACATGCAAATTACCCGCGATGATGTTGATATTGTTGATGGACCCATTGGGTTAAGTTATGTTTTGATGCTTTATGACCTTCCCTTTCACGATCTTAAAGAAAAAGTACATTACCCAGTTATCCCCCACATTTTTGAGGAAGCAGAAAATATTTTTAGTTTGATTCGTCAACGGGATATTCTTATTCATCATCCGTATCATTCATTTAATCCCGTAATTGATTTTATTAAAGCAGCAACCAAAGATCCTGATGTTATAGCAATTAAACAGACTTTGTATAGAGTTGGATCAAATTCCCCAATTATCGAATCCCTGATTGAAGCAGCAGAATTAGGAAAGCAGGTTGCGGTACTTGTGGAATTGAAAGCAAGATTCGATGAAGAAAATAATATTTATTGGGCAAGAGAACTTGAAAAAGTTGGTGTTCATGTAGTTTATGGTTTACTTGGGTTAAAAACACATGCCAAAATGACTCTGGTAGTTCGCAAGGAATTTGACGGGCTTAAAAGATATGTTCATCTTGGTACAGGAAATTATAACTCTTCAACTGCAAAGATTTATACAGATTTAGGTTTGTTTACAGATGATGAAGATATCTGCTCGGATGTTTCTGAAATTTTCAACTTCCTAACTGGTTATTCCGGACAAAAAGATTTTAAGAAATTAATTGTTGCTCCTATAAATATGAAAGAGAGATTTCTGAAATTAATTTATCGAGAAATTGAAAATGTAAAAGCTGGGGGCAAGGGTCACCTTATATTTAAAATGAATTCACTTGTTGATCCAGAATTAATCTCCGCCATATACGAGGCATCGAATAGTGGTGTTAAAATAGAAATGATTGTTAGAGGAATTTGTTGTTTAATCCCCGGAGTTGAAGGACTAAGTGAAAACATACAAGTGATAAGTATTGTTGGCAGATATTTGGAACACAGCCGCGTTTATTACTTTTACAATAATGGAAGTGAAGATATTTATTTAAGCAGTGCTGATTTAATGCAGCGCAATCTTGAAAGAAGAGTTGAAATTTGTTTCCCGATAGAAGATGAGCATATAAAACATACTATCATCCGTACGTTGTTGAATGCTTCATTTAAAGATAATGTTAAAGCACGTATACTGCTCCCGAATGGAAAGTATGTTCATAAAATTCCTGAGAATGGAGCAAAGAAAATTAACTCTCAGGAGTGGTTGATGAATTATGCGATAAAGGAGAACAGTAAAAAACTAAAACAAAATATTTAG
- the tpiA gene encoding triose-phosphate isomerase, producing the protein MRKKIIAGNWKMNNDISATKNLINELKTKLQNENLQTGIIICPPFTSLETASTLVYGTKILLGAQNMHFEDSGAFTGEISANMLKNAGCTFVILGHSERRTIFNESDELINKKMKKALSATLKPIFCVGETLQQREEGITETIIKTQIVEGLKDIKENELENIIIAYEPVWAIGTGRNATPQQAQEVHLFIRTLISKLYSDSAAQNMVIQYGGSVKPDNAKELLSQQDVDGALVGGACLKADSFISIIKSA; encoded by the coding sequence ATGCGAAAAAAAATAATCGCCGGAAATTGGAAGATGAACAATGATATTTCGGCAACAAAAAATCTTATTAATGAATTAAAAACAAAATTGCAAAATGAAAATTTACAAACCGGTATAATTATTTGTCCTCCATTCACTTCACTTGAAACAGCAAGTACTTTGGTATATGGCACAAAAATACTGCTTGGTGCGCAAAATATGCACTTTGAAGACAGTGGTGCATTTACTGGTGAGATTTCCGCTAATATGCTAAAAAACGCTGGCTGTACATTTGTAATTCTTGGGCACTCAGAACGCCGTACTATATTTAATGAATCCGATGAACTTATAAATAAGAAAATGAAGAAAGCTTTATCCGCAACATTAAAACCTATATTTTGTGTTGGAGAAACATTACAGCAAAGAGAAGAAGGAATTACCGAAACAATTATAAAAACACAAATTGTTGAAGGTTTGAAAGATATAAAAGAAAATGAATTAGAAAATATTATTATCGCATATGAACCGGTTTGGGCAATTGGAACAGGCAGAAACGCAACTCCACAACAAGCTCAGGAAGTTCATCTTTTCATCAGAACTTTAATAAGCAAACTTTACTCTGATAGTGCTGCTCAAAACATGGTTATCCAATACGGTGGAAGTGTTAAGCCAGATAATGCAAAAGAACTTCTTTCTCAACAGGATGTGGACGGTGCATTAGTAGGTGGAGCTTGTTTAAAAGCCGACTCATTTATTTCTATTATCAAATCCGCATAA